CTGCGCTACGTGCACATCGGCGAGAGTCACCGCGGTTACCTCGGCACCGGCACCGTCGACTTCGACGGCTTCTTCAAAGCGCTCGGGCGCATCGGCTACGACGGGCCCGTCGTTTTCGAGTCGTTCTCGTCGGCGGTGGTCGCCGAGGACCTCAGCCGGATGCTGGGGATCTGGCGCAACCTGTGGAACGACAGCGACGAGCTCGGCTCGCACGCGAACCGATTCATCCGCGACAAGCTCGTCGCGATCGATTCGATCCGCCTGCACTGATGTCACGGGCCGGTTGTGACGAAGATGTTATTACAAGTCTGGCAATCGAGGCCGGCCTTAGATACATTTAGATACAACTTGCGCATCGCCATCCGGTCGCGCAGTATTGACCCGATGTTTAAACGGGATTCCAGGGAATCCGAGGCCTCCGAGGGAGTAGGTGGGTATGAGTGATCCGATCCTCAAGGTCGAGGGAATCAGTAAAGGGTTCCCCGGCGTGCAGGCTCTGCAGGACGTGAACCTCGAGGTTCGGGAGGGCGAAGTGCTCGTCCTCGTGGGCGAGAACGGCGCCGGCAAGTCGACGCTGATGAAGATCCTCTCCGGCATCTACACCCGCGACGCGGGCGAGATCCTCTTCGAGGGCGAGCCGATCGAGCTGACCGGTCCGCTGCAGGCGCAGCAGCTGGGCATCACGATCATCCACCAGGAGCTGAACATGATGCCCGACCTCACGGTCGCGCAGAACATGTACATCGGGCGTGAGCCCAAGCGGGGCCCCTTCGTGTCGGAGCGGGCGCTGAATCGACAGGCTGCCGAACTTCTCGCCCGGCTCGACATCCACCTCGACCCGCGGCAGAACGTCGGCGAGCTGACCGTCGCCGAGCAGCAGATGGTGGAGATCGCCAAGGCGCTCTCGTTCAACGCCAAGGTGCTCATCATGGATGAGCCGACCTCCGCGCTCACCGAGACCGAGGTCGAGACTCTCTTCGTCCTCATCGAGCAGCTGAAGGCGTCCGGCACCGGCATCGTCTACATCTCGCACCGCATGGACGAGCTCAAGCGGCTCGCCGACCGCGTCAGCGTGCTCCGCGACGGGCAGTACATCGGATCTCTGGAGAAGGACGAGATCAGCATCCCGACCGTCATCGAGATGATGGTCGGCCGCGTGATCGACGAGGGAGCCCGCCCCGAACCTCGTGACTTCAGCGAACAGCCCGTCGTGCTCGAGGTGCAGGGGCTGTCGACGAAGGCGCTGCTGAAGGACGTCTCATTCCAGCTGCGCAAGGGGGAGATCCTCGGCTTCGCCGGGCTCATGGGCGCCGGACGCACCGAGACGGCGCGCGCCCTGATCGGCGCCGACCCCAGGGATGGCGGAACCATCCTCGTCGACGGACGACAGCAGCGCATCCGTCAGCCCGAGGATGCCGTCAAGCGCGGCATCGGCTACCTGTCGGAGGACCGCAAGCTGCTGGGCCTCATGCTCGAGCAGGATGTCACCTTCAACACGGTGCTCGCCTCACTCGACTCCTACGCCAACTCGATCGGCTGGATGGGCGATCGCACCGCGAAGGGCAGGACCAAGGACTATGTGCAGCAGCTGCGCATCAAGACCCCCTCGGTCAACCAGCTCGTCAAGCTGCTGTCCGGCGGAAACCAGCAGAAGGTCGTCATCGCCCGCTGGCTGATGCGCGATTGCGACATCCTCATCTTCGACGAGCCGACCCGCGGCATCGACATCGGAGCGAAAGAGGAGATCTACCGGCTCATGCAGCAGCTCGCCGATGCCGGCAAGTCCATCATCGTCATCTCGTCCGAGCTGCCTGAGCTGCTCCGCATCGCGAACCGCATCACGGTGTTCGCGAACGGCGAGGTCATGGGCGAACTCACCAACGAACAAGCCACACAGGAGAAGATCATGCACCTCGCAGCACACGGAGAGGACAACTGATGAGCGGTTCGACCACGACCGTCGTGCAGACGGCGGTGAACGAGGACACCCAGAAGGGGCGCCTGGGCGCAGCCCTGCGCAACTCGGTCCAGCAGTCCCTCGCCCTGGGCACGCTCGTCGTGCTGTTCGTGTTCTTCGCGATCTTCGGCTCGAACTTCACGTCGGCATCCAACATCGAGAACATCCTGATGTCCACGGTGCTCGTGGGTGTGCTGGCGCTGGGTACGACCTTCGTCATCGTCACCGGCGGCATCGACCTGTCGCTCGGGTTCGGCATGACGCTGT
Above is a genomic segment from Microbacterium sp. W4I4 containing:
- a CDS encoding sugar ABC transporter ATP-binding protein is translated as MSDPILKVEGISKGFPGVQALQDVNLEVREGEVLVLVGENGAGKSTLMKILSGIYTRDAGEILFEGEPIELTGPLQAQQLGITIIHQELNMMPDLTVAQNMYIGREPKRGPFVSERALNRQAAELLARLDIHLDPRQNVGELTVAEQQMVEIAKALSFNAKVLIMDEPTSALTETEVETLFVLIEQLKASGTGIVYISHRMDELKRLADRVSVLRDGQYIGSLEKDEISIPTVIEMMVGRVIDEGARPEPRDFSEQPVVLEVQGLSTKALLKDVSFQLRKGEILGFAGLMGAGRTETARALIGADPRDGGTILVDGRQQRIRQPEDAVKRGIGYLSEDRKLLGLMLEQDVTFNTVLASLDSYANSIGWMGDRTAKGRTKDYVQQLRIKTPSVNQLVKLLSGGNQQKVVIARWLMRDCDILIFDEPTRGIDIGAKEEIYRLMQQLADAGKSIIVISSELPELLRIANRITVFANGEVMGELTNEQATQEKIMHLAAHGEDN